A portion of the Streptomyces platensis genome contains these proteins:
- the glpK gene encoding glycerol kinase GlpK, which produces MTERTGKSEKYVAAIDQGTTSSRCIIFDHGGAIVAVDQREHRQIFPKPGWVEHDATEIWSKVQAVVAGALAKAGLRADQLSALGITNQRETTVLWDRATGRPVHHAIVWQDTRTSQLCAELGGADGQDRFREATGLPLASYFSGPKAAWLLDEVPGLRARAERGEIAFGTIDSWLIWNLTGGTDGGVHVTDVTNAGRTMLMNLSTLQWDPAILSAMNVPAAILPEIRSSAEVYGTAVGQLHGVPVASALGDQQAAVFGQTCYGVGEAKNTYGTGSFLLLNTGNRPVPSKNGLLTTMGYQLGGEAPVYCLEGSIAITGALVQWFRDQLGLIASADEIEPLAASVPDNGGAYVVPAFSGLFAPYWRSDARGVITGLTGFVTKAHLARAVLEATSWQTREVVDAMYQDSGVQITQLKVDGGMTANQLLMQHQADVLGVPVIRPVISETTCLGAAYAAGLATGVWQDLDELRSHWQRDTEWTPRMDAAARDREFANWRKAVERSFGWLAEDGSAGS; this is translated from the coding sequence ATGACGGAGCGAACCGGGAAGAGCGAGAAGTACGTCGCCGCGATCGATCAGGGCACCACGTCGAGCCGCTGCATCATCTTCGACCACGGCGGGGCGATCGTCGCCGTCGACCAGCGCGAGCACCGGCAGATCTTCCCCAAGCCGGGCTGGGTGGAGCATGACGCCACCGAGATCTGGTCGAAGGTGCAGGCGGTGGTGGCGGGCGCGCTCGCGAAGGCGGGGCTGCGCGCGGACCAGCTCAGTGCGCTGGGCATCACCAACCAGCGGGAGACCACGGTCCTGTGGGACCGGGCCACCGGCCGGCCGGTGCACCATGCGATCGTCTGGCAGGACACCCGTACGTCTCAGCTGTGCGCGGAGCTGGGCGGCGCGGACGGTCAGGACCGCTTCCGGGAGGCCACCGGACTGCCGCTGGCCAGCTACTTCTCCGGGCCGAAGGCCGCCTGGCTGCTGGATGAGGTGCCGGGGCTGCGGGCCCGTGCCGAGCGCGGGGAGATCGCCTTCGGCACCATCGACTCCTGGCTGATCTGGAATCTGACCGGCGGCACCGACGGCGGAGTGCATGTCACGGATGTGACCAACGCGGGCCGCACGATGCTGATGAACCTGTCCACTCTCCAGTGGGATCCGGCGATCCTGTCGGCGATGAATGTGCCGGCCGCGATCCTGCCGGAGATCAGGTCGTCGGCGGAGGTGTACGGCACGGCCGTGGGGCAGCTGCACGGAGTGCCGGTGGCGTCCGCGCTCGGCGACCAGCAGGCGGCCGTCTTCGGCCAGACCTGCTACGGCGTCGGCGAGGCCAAGAACACCTACGGCACCGGCTCGTTCCTGCTGCTGAACACCGGCAACCGCCCGGTCCCGTCAAAGAACGGGCTGCTGACGACCATGGGCTACCAGCTCGGCGGGGAGGCTCCCGTCTACTGCCTGGAGGGGTCCATCGCCATCACCGGAGCCCTGGTGCAGTGGTTCCGCGATCAGCTGGGCCTCATCGCCTCGGCCGACGAGATCGAGCCGCTGGCGGCGAGCGTCCCGGACAACGGCGGGGCGTATGTCGTGCCGGCGTTCTCCGGTCTGTTCGCACCGTATTGGCGCTCCGACGCCCGTGGCGTCATCACGGGTCTGACCGGCTTCGTCACCAAGGCGCATCTGGCGCGTGCCGTCCTGGAGGCGACCAGCTGGCAGACCCGGGAAGTGGTGGACGCCATGTACCAGGACTCGGGTGTGCAGATCACCCAGCTGAAGGTCGACGGCGGAATGACCGCGAACCAGCTGCTGATGCAGCATCAGGCGGATGTGCTGGGGGTGCCGGTGATCCGTCCGGTGATCTCGGAGACCACCTGTCTGGGGGCGGCGTACGCGGCCGGGCTGGCGACCGGTGTCTGGCAGGACCTGGACGAGCTGCGGAGCCACTGGCAGCGGGACACGGAGTGGACGCCGCGGATGGACGCGGCGGCCCGCGACCGCGAGTTCGCCAACTGGCGCAAGGCCGTGGAGCGGAGCTTCGGCTGGCTGGCCGAGGACGGCTCGGCAGGCTCGTAG
- a CDS encoding GTP-binding protein: protein MAFGRSDRRRRSAAVEPVTLKILVAGGFGVGKTTLVGAVSEIKPLRTEERLTEAGRPVDDLDGVEAKTTTTVAMDFGRITVNEELVLYLFGTPGQDRFWFLWDELARGALGAVVLADTRRLADSFAAIDYFERRGLPFTVAVNCFDGADRYPPQAVRDALDLDPQVPVMLCDARLKDSARDVLISVVEHAMRTSARRREPAVP, encoded by the coding sequence ATGGCCTTCGGGCGTTCCGATCGCCGCCGACGGTCCGCCGCCGTCGAACCGGTGACGCTCAAGATCCTGGTCGCGGGCGGCTTCGGGGTCGGTAAGACCACCCTGGTCGGCGCCGTCAGCGAGATCAAACCGCTGCGTACCGAGGAACGGCTCACCGAGGCGGGCCGGCCGGTCGACGACCTCGACGGGGTGGAGGCCAAGACCACCACCACCGTCGCGATGGACTTCGGACGGATCACCGTCAACGAGGAACTGGTCCTCTATCTCTTCGGCACCCCGGGCCAGGACCGCTTCTGGTTCCTGTGGGACGAGCTGGCGCGCGGGGCGCTCGGCGCGGTGGTGCTCGCCGACACCCGCCGGCTCGCCGACAGCTTCGCCGCGATCGACTACTTCGAGCGGCGCGGACTGCCCTTCACCGTCGCCGTCAACTGCTTCGACGGCGCCGACCGCTACCCGCCGCAGGCCGTACGGGACGCCCTGGACCTCGACCCCCAGGTGCCGGTGATGCTGTGCGACGCCCGGCTGAAGGACTCCGCACGGGATGTGCTGATCTCCGTCGTCGAGCACGCGATGCGGACCAGCGCCCGCCGGCGGGAGCCCGCGGTGCCCTGA